The stretch of DNA TGATGCTACCTGCTGGTATTTTTAGCCAGGAGAGATTTGGAGCTCAGCCACGTTGCCATGAGCTGTGGGAGCGTTATCAGTGCTcagggctgagggagcagggatggagaggggtcAGCCTTCCCCATCGGCCTCTGCAGCTCTGGCTATAAATAGCAGGAGGAGCAGAGAGGAGCGGCGTGCCCTGGCCATGGGAAGGGAGGCTTTGCTCTCAGGGTGCCAGCACAGCACCCAGTCCTGCTCAGTGGGAAGAGGGAAGGGCCAGGGTGGTCACTTCCCAAGGCAGAAAGAGGAGCACAGGTGTGGTTCCCCTTTTTACATTAGTAATCAATGAGTCTGTGAATGTTTCCAAAGGTTTCCTCTCCTGTGCCAATCCACAGAGGATGTGGGCAGTTCCAGCTCATGCTCCAAGCCTGGCTTTGTTTGAACTGAGGCATCTCAGGAGACCTTTAGAGGGTCTGCCAAGAGACAATTGTCAGGCTAACGCTGCTCTTTGGGGTAGAGCTGCCAGGGATCTTTCTGCTTTACTCTGTGCCCATCTCCTCCATTTCCCCCAGCTCATAATGAGAGTCCATCAACCTGGATTGTGCTCCTGTGCTCAGTACAACCTCCTGCTGGTGGGACAGCAAGCAGGGCACTCTGAGTGTTTGAGGGGGAAATCTCATCTGTGCCTGGAACTGACTGCTAAGCAGAGAAGAGCTCTCTGTGTGGGGGAGCTGCCCTGGTTTAAAATGTTTGTATCTGTTTGTTCAGATGGCCCAAGCTCCCGTGTGAGCATGTTCAGCCTTTAGTGGGGACCTGGCTGAGCTCTTCCTGGCCAACTTCAGACCAAGAAAACAAAAGCACCTACATGGGACTTGAGGTGGGTGTGGACTGGTGGTGTCATTTAGACCAACACAGGAAAAACCCTTGGAGAAGAACTAATCACATCAAAACTGTGTTAGCAATCTCAGAAATCAAAACACCTTTTATTCCTGGGGGGAGTTGCTGTTTCTCTGAGACAGAAACAGCCTGGGGTGAGGAAGGCTGGAAGCAGTGAGGTGAGCAAAGCTGGCCCAAGGCAGCCCCAGCCTAGTTGTCCTCCCAGCGCCAGCGGTGAGGGGACGATTCCCCTTTGGAAAGTTTTCTGGAACTCAGCTTCCTCCGCAAGGAGGAAAATTTGTCTCCAAGAACTTTGCGTAGGCCAGTGCTGTCCCTAGCAAAGGGCAGGTCCTTCCTGATAGCAGGCAGCTGGCCTGTGAACATTTCCCACTTAGCCAGGGCGTCCACGCTCTTGTCCACTTGAGCCAGCTCCTCCTCAGAGACGTTCCTCTCCAGGGCAGCGATGCACATCTCCAGCCACAGCTCGTAATCCTTGATGGTGTCCGTGGCCTTGGTGTGCCCGGGGGGCCGGGGCTGGCCCTGCccctcctgcagggagctgggctgctcgTCCTGCTCCAGCTCTGGCCCCAGGGACAGGCCCTGGCTGCAGGTGTCGGGCGTCAGCGGCTCGGACAGGGAGGTCACGGCCTCGGAGTCGTTCTCGCAGCACATGCCGGAGTCGGAGCTGAACGGGAGCATGTCCTCGgaggctgagagctctgctgaCTCCTGCCTTGGCCACGTGGACAGCACGGTCTGTGTCCAGGCATACAGCTTCTGTGTGAGAGGAGAAAGGTTTCATTGTGGAGGATGAGAGATGCTATTACACCTTTGTTGTGTTTGCCAGGTAAACCTGTTTATCTTGGgtggctcagctgctgctgccacgatCCTCTCTGCCAGACAATGGGGTCAGACAACTCCTGGTGACCCTACAAGGCAGGAGCTTTCTCTTGTCCCATTTACTTGGACTgtggcagagctgcctccagtcAGATGTGGACTTTATCTGCTCTGTTATTGAAGGTGGTAAGGAGAAAACTGCACCAGATCACTCCCTGCTCTGTGAATGTGGTCTCTAGGAAAGGCAAACCAATGCCTCTCCAGAGGAAAGTGTGTCATTATAGAAACTCCTCAGATAGTGGTGAAGAATTGTGTTTCATCAGGTTGTTACTGCCTGTGGTAATGTGTGTTTTATTCCCAAGAATAGCTCTTCCCCTCCTGAGCTGAGATGAACAAGTGGGAAGGCTGATTCTAGGAAAGAATTAATGAAAGGAAAATGTCTGAGacaatttcctttttaaatatTAAATGCCACAATGAGGCTTATAacaggctgctcctggcacattTGTTCCTTATGCTTTAGGGAATGAACCACAGTACTCCAGTCATCCCTGGCTAATAGGTGGTCTTATCTGCCTTGCTGCCAGTGTTGAGCTTTTTTATGTGTGTTTTTCAGTTTCTCACACTCCTGTGGCCTATTTCTTCTCCTTGACTCTCTGTAGCTCCCAGTGATCCATCTGCAGAGCCCCCAGTGGCTCAGCAGTGTCAGGATTAGCCTGGGCTGTCCCCACGGTGTGCCAGGCACGGAGCTGGATCCGTCCCTGCTCAGCTCAGGGGGAGCTGCAGTGTTTGAGGAGCAGGCAGGAgattcccagccctgtgcagctccctTCCCTCACAGCCCCCCATTGCttccccctcctctcctcctctatTGCTGTCTCTTCAGGCAAGTGACAGAAAGGATAAAGAGCTCAAATTGAGTGGGTGGGAGAAATCAGCCCTGCTTCTCATTTCAGTCTGAGCATGGAGCCTCGGGGAAGAATTCTCTACAGGAATAAAATGGACTCTTTCAGCTTAGCTAATCCACCCTGCCCCCTCCCTCTGGGGCAAGAAAAGTTGTAAAGGGACAACTTTTCTCCTGCCTGGTCCCACCTCCAGTgggccttccttccctccctctgggCTTATCCAACAAAGGCAGTGCCAGAagctgcagagggagctgggctaGTGAAGGGGACAGCAAAGCTACTGGAAAGCTGCAAGCAGCCCATGATTTTGTAATGGCTCTACATTCCCAAGAATAGTGAATCTGGGAAGGAATCCCAATTGCCACTTAGCCCAATTCCCAGGAATAAAAAAGGCTGTGGAGATGTGGATTTTCCAACAGTACATTTGGGCtgtccaaggcaaaaaaaaaaggggataATCTACTCAGGATTACTGCCTGAATTCCCAGAATCTCTTCAATCTATCTCATCCTTTGGGTGGCTTTTTTCATTTGAACTTTGGGTGGGTTTGAAGGGCTGCAGCCTCATGTTCTCCTGTTTGACCAGGAAGGGATGAGCTCTGTGTGGGTTTTGTTTACCTGCAGGCAAGAGCAGCTGAAGTGGATGTCCACCCCGCGGATGTCACTGAGACctgctgtctgtgtgtgtggggcCACTGCAAACTCATCCAGCCACCATGTGAGGACAGCCTGGGATGCTGCACAAGCAGCAGGTGGAAATGTGGAAATGTTGATTGTGGTGGGGAAACACCAGGATAATTAACTGGCTTTCAGTTTTCAGGATGACTCATGCTGGAATAATCAGCTGGGATAAAAAATGGAGTGTGGTTCTGAGTACAACTCAGATAAATAAGTTGAGGAGCTCTTTCTGCTGCATAAGGACTGGTTTCCTGCCCCAAACTGGGTCTCAGTTGCAGATCTGAGCAGTgttacctgctgctgctgaggcacaGCTTGGTTCTGGCATTTCCTGTGGCTTTTAGGAGTATCTGAAGCTGTTTTGTGCCAGGTGGGGATCTGTGATTGTTTCCAAGAGGAAATGTGACTTCAGAGTTACACTTAACGTGCTTGGCAAGTTAACTTTGCTCTCTGTTATTGTCTCCAAATGCTTTCTGCCCTCTTCTGTCCTGTTCCTTAACTATTTAATTGATCTCTGGCATTTATGTCTCCTCTCAACACTATGGCAAAGCCTCTTACAGAGATTATCACAGCTGTCCTACACCAGTTTATGCTGTATCTAGTTGAGCTTTGCCTTCCCAAGGAAGCAGATGTGACATTTGGCAAGTGCAACATTCCTTAAGGTTTGTGTTCAGAGGATGCTGAGCCAATTACAGTATTTGCTGCAGGTGTAAGGACAAAAATATTTCTAGAAAAGATGAATGCAGGTGGCCATTCTCTTCATGAAAGCACTGGCTGGATGCTGACAGGCTGGGTGTTTAAATAAAGCAgaatttatttgctttatttaAGCAGAATCTTCTGGTGGTCTGGGCAATTTAGACACTTCTCAGACAGAAGTAGGGACCAAAGAACCACAGAGTCAGAGAAGGGTCTGGCAGCACCACAGATAAGtaggaaaaccacaaaaaaatgtGTGTTTCCCCACAGTCTTTGCCATGCTTCTGTGTATCTGATTCCATGCTGAATGAAACCAGAGGCATCTCCTTTCTCATTCTGCTCGTATCTTGTTACAAATACAACCCACAGACTTTAAAATAGGCAGTGAGGAAAATCCTGCCTCTGAGCATGATGTGTGTCAGACAGGAATCACAGCCAGGGAGAAGATGGGTGCTGAGTGAGAATGGGGATATTATTTCTATTCCACCAACCATTTGGCTACTGAATCCTGCTTTTTGGACAGCAGAGGTAGAAAACCCTTTCAAGAGCTAAGGGTGTGTTAGCATTGTTCCTGGTCTGTCTAAATGTGGTGTTAGCAGCGATGTGGGTGAGAAAAGATGAGTTTGGGACCCTCCACATACTGGAGGGTCCCATAATTTGGGACCCTTTCTCATAAATTTAAACAGAGGAATTGCAGCAAAGTGCACACATGATGTTCCCTCCCTGTTCCCAGCAGCCCCAGAGAGGCAAAACTCCAGGGTGGCACAGGAAAGGGCACAGCTGTGGGAATCCCTGCACTCACTTGCTGCTCCTGCTTGCaatctccctgcccttcccacctCGTTTTTGGGAGTAGGAAAGTGTGGTTGGGCTGTGgcagtgtcccttgggaagagcCAAAATCCCTGGAACTGTGCAGAGTGCTTTGTTGGTCAGAGCCTGTGTAGAACACCCCCATGTCCAGGTGTGGGGTGCCTCAGCACTACATACTGAGATCTCCCGAGATCTCCTGCCTTCAGCAGGCTGCTGCAGCACCCTCGGTGCTGGGGTTTGGGCtgagccagcctggccctgccctgtccctgctccaggaggCTCCGGGCTCGGGGCTCACCCGGTAGCGCTCGATGAGTTTGAAGCCCACGACGTGCTGCAGCTTCCTCAGACAGATGGGGCAGGGCTCCAGCGGCCGCAGCAGCGCCTCCTCCAGGCTCAGGGCTCCCTGCATGATGCACTGCAGCCAGCGACACGTCCCCAGCCCCATCAGGTGGCAGATCTCATGGCAGGTCACCTGGCAGGGAAGCACAGCAGTGCATGGTCATCCCTGtttctgctgcctcctcctcttcctcctctgctgttccaccttccctgctcccctgcaGTCTGACCAAGCTCCTGCTCAGCAACGGCACCTCCCCAGCCCAGGCTTGTCCAAGGTGACAGGAGAACCTGCTGCCTCTTCCCAGCTCCATGTTTGTGTTGTGGAGAAGGAGGGGTGGGTGTGGGTGAGGCAGATGTGGGGGGTCCTGTAGGCAGAAtgtttggtgctgctgctgctcttcctcaAGGACAATGtggtgggttttgttgttttaggggttttttaaagAGGAAAACCAGTCCCACTGAGGCCTGAAAagagcagcacaggctgtgtGAGAAATGTGCAAGAAGCTGTTGGCAATAACAGATCTGAGTCCTTCCAGAACAGACTCCATTAACATTTGTGCCAAAGCAGAAAACTGagctggagtcagctggccaaGCATGACTGCCTTGGGAATTGGCAACTGTGGAAAGGCTGAGGATGGaggactcctctcctcctccAATTGCCACCTAATATCATTTAAAATTATTACAGGAAGAGGTCTCAAACTAGAAAATCCTGAGCAAATACCAGGGGAGCAAAGGGAAGTGGCTTTGCAGGTGCTGGTGTGACTGCTCTGTGTGGGCCAGCTCTGGGAGGAGCactggaggcagagctggaatatGGCAGATGTTGGGATGAGGGAGGACAACACTCATGAAGAGATGTGTTGGAGTTGGTGGGGTTTTAAGGGTTCTGCATTTAAATAGATGACTTGGCTGAGATATTATTCTCTGTTCTTCTCCTCCATCCATGCAACAAGGATGGCACAGGGACCCCTCCCCTCACAGATGTCAGTGTCTGAGGAGGACAGAGTCACCCTTTGCAGCCATCCCTTAGTTACACACAGCTCCACCAGATATTCTGATTATCCTCCAAATGCTGTATCAGCCCTGCTATGCTTGACAAGAAAAATACTCAGGATTACCCAAGCATGagcctgggagctgggcagggctctttCAGTCCTGCTCCATGACACAgtctggtttagtggaaggtgtccctgcccatgtcaggggtTTGGGACAAGatggtctttaagatcccttccaacccaaaccattctgtgattctgaggcaAATCCTGTAGCCTCCCCATAACTGATGTTGTCACTTGCTCCAGTGGTGAGGGGAGTAGGAGCTGTCCATGCAGTGCACTAACATGGAAGATCTTTATGTCTGAATTCAGTGCGGGCTTAGCTGTGACTGCCTTGGCTTTTTCACTGGGCTGAGGTGTTTTATGCCCTGGCCTGCAATATTTAACCCTACCCAGGAAAAAACGGGGTGCAGAGGTTGCTGGTCCTACCTTACAGCACTGCACCATCTCCTGGGCACTGAACTGCAGGGTCCTCTCTCTGCCCTCCTTGCTGACTTCACACAGCTCTTCCTTCTGcgtgggtgggttcaggctgctACAACCAGCCTGGGGGAAATCCCCAGAAAACCTGGCAAAGCTGCAGACTCCCACTTCTGTGAAGAGAGAGGAGTAAAGTCAGGCATCTGCTCTTTTACAGCTGTCTCTCACCTTAGGCAGCATGAAAATACAGCTGTGGGAGCACAGTCCAGCTGGGTACACAGGGTGTGATGAGACCCACTCCCCAAAAGGTTGGTATCACCTCAGTTACCTTTGCCTGGACCAGGAGCTCTGATCCCCCTAATTTCACCCTGGGAAAGCCTAATTCCTCTTACAAGGGAACAGCATGTTAAGATTTGTCTATTCCTGTCTCACAGGGAAGGGACAGTGCTGCCTTATTCTCACACTGTGCTGGATCACCGTGGGACACCAGCCCACCTTGTCCTGGCAGGAATTTGCTGAATGTGAAGCTCCAGGTCTCACATGGGTAAAGGTCCAGCAGGGTAAGTCCTAGGACACACAGGGCATCCATGGGCTTGTTGTTCTTCAGGAAATTCAGGATCCCATCTGGACAAAAACAAGAGAGATGTTCATTTAAATGAGGAATCCCTGGAAGGCACAGGCCAGAATTTCTGCTGCTGATGGGGAGGAGGATGCAATCCAAGCCCacaggcaggcagagctgctggattCATCATCTCAGGTGGAGAACCATAGCTGTGTAGCCCATCTCTCAAATCAGAGAGGACTTGAATTTGGAAGTGGTGCTGGGCACAGAGTCAAAACAAAGCAGAGATGCTGATGAATTCAGTACTAACCCATGGAAATGAGCACCTGGGAGCAGAATTTCCCTACAGGCAGTTCAGGACTGAGCTggaacagccccagggctgcagtgCTGGGTCTGTGCTGAGCATGTGCTGCCCATGGTACTTGCAAACACCTCATTCCAGGTGGATGTTTGTGCAGTGTGAGTTTGGCAGCTGGCAAATCCAGTCCCCTGAGGAATTTGTGACACTTGAACCCAAATTTCCTATCATGAAAGGCCTGTGAGTTCTCCCCCTGCACCACCCAGGGCAATAATTTACTTTGGCTCTGGACAGGGGATGGGAGAACTCAGACTGCACCAAATCAACAGAGCCTTCCCGCAGAGCTGATCCGATCCAGAGCTGGACCTAAACATAATAGCACTGAAAAACACAAACAGCAGAGGAAAATATGATGAAAGTTACTTTGTTTTTTATTCCTGTTTCCAGCCTCAAAGCTCTGGCCTTTCCATGGGAACAGGATTTCTGCCTTTTCACTCCCTTCCTcatcccctcccagcacaggcaaTGAAGGCTGTGTCAGGAATTTCCTAGGGCAGAGCTCGTGCCCGTGTGCCAGGCTGGTGTCTCTGTGGGCTCCCTGCTGCTGGTCCTGGCTCACCTGCGTGGAGCTGCACCCTGTCCGAGTCCCGGCTGTGGCGGAAGCAGCAGTGGATGGAGGAGACTGGGAT from Melospiza melodia melodia isolate bMelMel2 chromosome 18, bMelMel2.pri, whole genome shotgun sequence encodes:
- the AMZ1 gene encoding archaemetzincin-1 codes for the protein MLQCKHAQEFSFGPRALKDALISTDPALQELYAKAFSRAEKLFLSEAYNPQRTLFCTLLIRTAFDWLLSHPDAPEDFETFYHAMLRRKQNFCRKHIYLQPIDLIEGPAGLSLLDSLQSCVESFFLGLRVKCLPSIPVSSIHCCFRHSRDSDRVQLHADGILNFLKNNKPMDALCVLGLTLLDLYPCETWSFTFSKFLPGQEVGVCSFARFSGDFPQAGCSSLNPPTQKEELCEVSKEGRERTLQFSAQEMVQCCKVTCHEICHLMGLGTCRWLQCIMQGALSLEEALLRPLEPCPICLRKLQHVVGFKLIERYRKLYAWTQTVLSTWPRQESAELSASEDMLPFSSDSGMCCENDSEAVTSLSEPLTPDTCSQGLSLGPELEQDEQPSSLQEGQGQPRPPGHTKATDTIKDYELWLEMCIAALERNVSEEELAQVDKSVDALAKWEMFTGQLPAIRKDLPFARDSTGLRKVLGDKFSSLRRKLSSRKLSKGESSPHRWRWEDN